Genomic DNA from Etheostoma cragini isolate CJK2018 chromosome 7, CSU_Ecrag_1.0, whole genome shotgun sequence:
ACGTCATGGCAattttgacccatttttacAGTACTGACAGGCACATTTTCCAGTCCAGCTCACTAGCTTCTTAGGGATAAATGACACAATGTTGTTACNNNNNNNNNNNNNNNNNNNNNNNNNNNNNNNNNNNNNNNNNNNNNNNNNNNNNNNNNNNNNNNNNNNNNNNNNNNNNNNNNNNNNNNNNNNNNNNNNNNNGTAACAACATTGTGTCATTTATCCCTAAGAAGCTAGTGAGCTGGACTGGAAAATGTGCCTGTCAGTACTGTAAAaatgatacttacatacatgAAAATATGTAAGTAGAAAGACTGCTCACCCCAAAGTCGCATTGGGGATGTCTTACTGAAGCTACGATGCTCGTGTGTTTTTTACCAGGATGTACGTTTCACTTCTCGGCTGATAAAAATACACTGGATGAAACACATCAGGTAAGATAATGTTACATTTGTTATGGGTCAtggctaagctagctagctaacaagctCAGCAAGCAAGGTGACGTATAGTGTGAGAGACAAGATAAAGTTCACTGAGGGGTTTCACACAAGTGGTGCTGCAAACAAACTGTGACTTTCATCACttgcaaaattatattttgtattgaaaGACATCGTATGTGTAATTATTAGCTCAAATAAAACAGGATCAAAATATGATTGGTCTCTCCCCATTTACTaccacacatatttatatatgccACTGGCGGGACACGTCTCTATAAGAAAACTGACTCATGCCCCTTCTTAATGCAAAGGACAAATTGTTCTGCACCCACCATGCCTATGCAACCAAATACGGTTTGAGAGACATTGAGATCATCTACTTGTCATAGCCCTGCTTCTATCTGAGAAATCAGAATCTAAGTCCATGTTTAGCTTTGGTGAAAGACTGTCGGCTTTtgaattaacacattttttatttaatttttttcccgTCATCTGCAACCTACAACAGTCAATGCACAGATAACaagcaacacacaaaacataaccttgttgctttttacttccacaaacaaaacaaaaataatgagacaagaaaacaaacaaaaaacaacaatactaataagatatatatacatacatacatacatacaagaaACAAACAGGACCGAAAAGGTGTAGGCTGAAGCCACCTACcagttttaaatgaattattttcatttataggaaaatgaaagttacagaaaatgagtattcactacaacacaaaaaaatccaatatgttTTGTGTACCTTATGGTATTCACACTTCTGTCTTATATTTGTCAATCAGCttatgtttaaattttttttaaatggtcaaTTGTGTTACACATCTTCATATCAATTTCTAATTTATTCCACAGTTTAACTCCATACACCAAAACAcatctgtgttttacatttgttctgcTATTTGGTTTAGTGAAAATAACAGCTTCCCCTCAGTTCATATTGACATTCTCTTATTTGAAACAGCCTCTGGATGCAATCTGGCAACATGCTATTATATACTTTGTACATTAATGATGCTGTTGTGAGGTCTACAAGTTCACTAAATTTAAATAGATTTAAGAAAATTtgatttgtgatgttttgttatATACATTTTCCCCTAAACTTCCACACAACAAGTTACATATGGCAGTAGGAACGATCGatataataaaagtaattaatttGTGTTAAGAATGTCTTTGGTTTTGTTCAGAATTGCTATGGACTTTGataatttggttttgaaaataTGCTGGAAACATGTGGTTTCCAGCATATTTTTACTTccaaaacactgttttcataTACTCTATACTTCAATATTATCTAACATACACTATATCTGAAATTTCTGATGTCCACATAttatgtatttagttttatttatgtgcAGTGACGTGTTGAGATTAAAACATGGTTTAAAGAGTTTCTAATTCAGTTTCCACTGTATCCAAAACCTGCTTGATTTGTGTCATCAGCAAACAAAACCAGATTTAATATTGAAGACACATTGCAAATGTCATTTATGCACAGTATAAACAATTTGGGATCCAGCACTGATCCCTGTGGGACCACACATGTAACCCTCAATAAATCAGACTTCTTGTTTAATTGGACATATTAATATCTATTTCCCATATTCTATTTTCTGCTTTCATATTCATTCATGCTTGATGGCTTGGACTCACCATTGACATATTGCCCCCTCCCTTCATCGCCACAGTGCACTGCACAATACATCCCTGAACATCAAAACGTTCCTCATGGGCAACAACAGTAATGAAAATGGACTGAGGTGAGTACAgtaggtttgtgtgtgagagagagtggtgtttctttgcatgtgaAAGAGGGGAAACGGAGGCAGCAGAGCAGTAATAAGTGTTGCCCGTTATCCTGAATCTCCATGGTGATGTGATCTGTATGCCATCTACATCTTCGGTACATAATCATGTCAACCACCATACTCCACTTCTGTCACTACTATAAATAGCCGTACAGTCGatgacacagcagcagcagagatatACAGCCTCAAACTGTGCAGTTAatgtaaataacaaacaaaaaacagattccACAATGTAAActgtgaatgaaaataaataaataagagttTCTTTTCAACACCAGGAGggaaaatggattttatttctatttgtgCATAGAAACACATGCcttcgcgcacacacacacgcgcgcacatacgcacacacaaacatacgcacacacaaacacacacacacacaaacacacacacacctgacaatTGAAATCTGAATTTCATAACAATTCATAATGGCTAGATCTGAAACTGATCCCGTATTGTGtgcttttttaatcacattcaAATATATACAACAGCTAAAACAGTAAATTAGGCTACAAAAAGTGATCAAAATAATCTTTCAGTAGTCAACAGCTATTTCATGGTGCATATAGCATGTCATACATGTACAGAAGATAAACTagttaataaaagaaatgatcCAGAATATTCTATTTTGTTACATGTACATACAACTGTGCTTCTACATAATTACAGAGCTCTGGATCAGCATAGAAACGGAACTGGAGTGTAACGAAGATTAAATGAACTTTCCCTTTGTTTATTAAACATAAGGCCACTATGGTAGACCATGAGGAATATATAATAAGTCACAAGTGAAAGAAACCAcactcctcctctttttctcttctgtgGAAACATGTAACAGGGTTTCTACAGATCTGACACAACTAGAAGTGTTAAGGAACAGATCTAATTACATTACTGCACACACTTAAGCTCCATGAGGCACTCAACATGAGGCACAAGTGAAACTGATGGCATTGCaatgtatctatttttttatactATTGATGGCACTAAACATCTACCATGTAGGCCTAATCTAATCAACAGTCAACATTTGGTCCTGACTCAACCAGCACTGATGCATCAATTGTATACGCCTAACGTAAAAGACAGTCAATACTGcctgaatgatttttttcttttgtgaaacaCGCTTATTGTTcaaggatttaaaaacaatgtgttgcCTGAGCAGCATTCATACCAAGCTGTGTCTCGACAAAATATCTGCATGTTGTCCCTGTGGTCAGTGTTAAAAAGCAGTGGCACGACAGAAGGCAAAGACCGGATGATCATCAAAGAATTCTATGGAGTTAGAACAGCGatagtaacctgtggtattgaaaataaaattttgcattgaaacaagaaatattggcactgaaaaatgttgagctgatatataaaacacaaacattaaaaaaaataataatctcaCAACCCTTATAATATCCTAAAACTGGGAAAACACAGTTAAGGCAGTTTGTCACTGAACGCGTTCTGCCAgttagtgagtgtgtgatttgAATACTAGATTATAGAAGATAGATTGCCATCCCCAGCGAGAGACTTGGCTACAATTAGCCACAACATGTGCTTAATTAAGAGAACAGTGCTAGCCTCTGCCAAACAGAACAGCTTAGGCCTACATTAAAAGTTCACACTTTACAATGGCAGAGGTAAACAGACTTAGTTGAGATTTGGAGGTTCCAGGTAAACTTGAggaagacattgcagatatgcaaTAACAATTAACACATctgtgaggatgtgtgtgtggagaaactGAAAACCAGTGACATTGTAAATATCTTGACagcataaaaaattaaaataaaactcactgaaaagacagagacattaagaaaaaaaacgtagATTGACATTGATATACCCatcataatgcaaacaaatgtcaaagtgaaatagtATAATAGGATTGTGAGATTATTacgtttttatgtttgtgttttatatatcaGCTCAAGatttttcagtgccaatatttcttgtttcaatgccaaattttattttcaacaccACAGGTTAaggtcactgttctagctccatagaaTTCTGGGTATGTTTTCTAATCCTAGTTCACAGTAACAGTTTTGCTGTACAAATCCATATGAACAAGTGTTTGGGTGTTCTTACTCAAcagtaaacaacatttttggaTTTGAGACATTAATCCAATTGACCAATTGATCCAATTGTTGGTTTTTTTGTCCCAAAAACTCACTATTTCTGCACATAACGTAACATCTCATTAGCAAAAAATTTTGCCATATGGTTAAAACATACTCACTTCAGAACGTCACATAAAACCAATGAAAAGTCTTTCTccataacattaaatattcatatcTAAATAAGTAACAGTCAAAATTGACCAATAACCAATTTAATAATATTATCGAGGCTTTACGACCCAAAAACCCAGCTAATCTGCTACGTCAGGATTGTGTGGGTGTGATTTGATCAGTGTGTCTGACAGTGACCAAACCGACCAACTGTCATCAAATTCAAATGTTGCTGAATCCTGTTTGGTGCGTGGAAGTAaattatatcacttttttccaactgaGCCCCACCCACTTCAAACTTGCCAGAAAagcacaaaggaaaaaaagaaacagaaatctgTGATGTGAAATAACCAAAACTGCTCCAATAAtcgcagaaaaaaaagaagcattttcaGGGCCTTTAAGACATGCTATGACACGTTCACTAAATAGTAAACGTATtaaaaggtgcactatgagttcctgcatgaagtcacttctgttgacgttccaagaaaataccaaacaaaacagaacaagcccctccccccatgttTCTGTAACTGTTACGACTAACTATCTGTCACTAACCCCCATCCCCTTCCCCGACCATCTTGTCTGGGTCGTATTTTGGTCCACAGCCTGAGCCCCTAGTTGTTTACGACCTCTGTGCTGGTTCCCAAGACCGGGCTTTTCACAGTGTCTTcagggggcaggcagctagcgTATCAAGGAGAGATACCCAAGAtttgacacaaaaatgaaatcgtgctgaaaccatgcaggaactcatagagCTACTTTAATGGTAGCTAATttttaaagtatacattatacaATGGTACAATGATCATGCATAACATGTAAAATGCTTGTAACATGTAAATGAGTATACATATGGTAAATCTGCTACACAACTAATTTTCTACTACAGGCATTTGGAtgtattacataaaaaaaatcttgcacTGCACTTAATTCAGGGAGGAAAAGAAGCTCTGCACTGCGTGTACTCCACCAAAAGTTCATAATCTTTCTCCTTTTCGTTGGCAATCAGCATCAGGTCAGCGTGGTGACCTCCGGCTGAGCGTAGCTCCCAGTGTCCGCGAGGATGTCTTTACAGCTCTCTGTTAGGAAACACAAAGGACAGAAATACAATGAAACACGGTGAATTATGATATGAGCGTAAAAAAGACCTAGAAAATGCCCCTGTAGTATAATAGTTTTTGACATAGTGTATTTAAATATCTGCTGAATAAAAAGCTGACCCTGTTCAGGCTGTGAACCGGTCACTGTAAACTAATAACTATTCTCATTATTAATGcctgttttgtctgaccaagaGTTCAAAACCCAAAGAAATCTGATATagatttatgtaaatgtaaaggaCAATTGAGGATCATAGACCAATAAATGTCTGAcaattttgtttgataaatgaatTAATGATAGATTAACCAATTATGAAAATTGTTGATTAGAATTTCCTGTTTGTAGGTATAATATGCAGGATTTTAccattgtaaaaacaatgtatagacTAATACACAAGTAATCCTTATCCTTATTTATGACCTACTAAAAGTGTGTAGCAGTGTCTGTATCTACAGAGTCCCTGCCTTCCACCTGTGTTTCccttttgttcttattttttctgACTGGACGTTTATGGGCATCAGCAAAGAGCCTTTGGGAGCCATGGGTGTGTAACCCACAGCCGATAACAGCATGCAGGGTATGCAGCCCGTTTTTTTGCCGGTGTgtctgttttacacacacagacacacacacacacacacacaaacagacacacacacacacacacacacacacacacacacacacacacacacacacacacacacacacacacacacacacacacacacacacacacacacacacacacacacacacacacacacacacacacacacacacacacacacacacacacacagcaaaagacTAAATGAAGCTCTGCATTCACTCATAATCCAACAATGCGGCACCTACAAGCGGgggtgtgtgtggttatgtgtgCTTTATAACATACCGCCctcaaacaatcaaaaaaactTTGTGGTCACTGACAGCGCTCCCTCACTCTCTAGCTCACCTTTACCACCACTGTTCCAGCAGGAGGCTTTTGCTATGGCCATCCATGTTTTTAATGGACACCTATTAGTAGCAATCATCCAGAAAAGCCACTAGGGAATATAAAGTCTCATTCGAGCTCAGAAGCTATTTCTCTGCTTGTCTGCATACCCCATGGATGTATATATAACGCTTACTGCTCCTTTTAGCAGCACTTGAACAGTTTACCACACCATTCTGCACTAAGGAAACTAGCTGGAGGTTGTCACATGGCTGAGGAAAAGTGTTTTCCACCAGGGCAGTGTTTGCGTGTACACATTTTGACAGCGAGGCCTAACACTGGCTGTGAACTATAATCACTTCAAATCCACCAATATTTAGTTCCCAATGCAGGGCGGGCAAAGATTTCCTGTCACAGATAACCATCAAAGCATCTTAACACCTGGTGCATCCACCTGTTTGTCCCTCTGCTTCCTGCCATAGTGCTCTGGTGAAATATGATCTACACCTTATATCCTGTAACCCCGGAATTAACTTAACACCATCCCCGATGGGCATAGCTCTGAAGAGCAGAGCCACTGTGTCATATTCTATCTCCATCTAAAACTGGCTGGAAGCACAATAGAAGCCTTGTGAATGTTGAACAGAAACACGTTTTTGATTTAGAACTCTGCTGCAACAGTTTTCAACACTGTTAGGAAACCGTGAAAGTCCACTTGAGCCCTTTTTTGAGGTAATGTCTACCAAGTTGTGTGAAATTCTCTTGTTGTAACTGGGATGTCATTATCCACATACTCACCAGACACAGGGCTAAGAATTGaattacctctctctctctctctctctctctctctctctctctctctctctctctctctctctctctctctctctctctctctctctctctctctctctctctctctctctctctctctctctctctctctctctctctctctctctctctctctctctctctctctctctctctctctctaagatTAATTTTGACGTGTTCTGGCTTTGCTCAGCTTcccattgtttttgtctctgtgatCAGAAGAAGCTCGCTTGGCAATCTCATGAGCTGACCAGATAATTTAGCGTATTATTAGAGAAGTCAGCATGAAAGCAGGCTAGTGGcgatttgtgtttttctgtgtttgtgtcctttcCATTGTGAATGTAAGGCTGTAAATGTGATATTGACAGACGATTTCCTCCACTTAGCATCACAACATGTCCACAAACACCCATTCTTATCATTTATCCAACAGATTTAACTGaggctgtgttttttgtgtgacaaCACGCCACTAACCAACACCAATTTATAACACTCAACACATTCAGGTATTGACAAGGCTTCAACAAACATTCAAATACAATTTCCTTGTAATGGGCTGGCAAGAAAATGTAGGAGTGTATAGTGTCATAGCAGTCAAACAACAGTAAGTGCCacatttatgtattgttttatcttCAACCATCTTGTGCTAATGAGCTTTGGtagaaaaatgcatttctgcAAAGTGCAGTTTTGCAGgaaaacattgttgttgttgggctGTTTGCAGACAAGAGTCAGGATGTTGACTGGATGGGATGTGGGCTCAGGGTGTCGGGAATGACTCCATTACTGCCAAATATAGAGCTTCTTCTTAGAAGGGGCTTTTGGGTACTTTTGGACGCCCAGATGTGAAATACAGCGGCCATTTAAGCTGAGAGATTTGGCAGGCTGACAGGAGATGTCAATTGAGGTACTTAAAAGGAGCTTGATATCTGTTACAGACGGCTCTTTTAATCGTCAAAATTACAGTATATTAGCATTACATTTGAACAATCACTAATTTAAGTAATCGCCATAAACTGTATAAGTTAACCTCTGTGAAGCAATCTGGATGTCTGCAAGATGACTGATTGAATCCAACTTCCATCACAAACACTTGTACTTGAAAGAATgtacttaaagctatagtgggtagtttctgttgcccccattaagaattctaagtaatgacaactcCACTGTTGTTGCATCTACAACACAAGCCTTCCGTAATGGCAAACGCACCaacacccctcctccacgcagttgctagatGCCAAGGTGGACAttgagcattaaaaaaacataataatctCTTCAGAAGAGAtgattatcttcactcaagtttctgcgtGCAAAAGTCAATGGACGACAAGAATTTCTTAATACAGCCATGCTGAGAGTGTTTTGTGAAGTCTTAATTAACTTTGTATCAACCCGTTTTACTAAAAGCTTTTCTTACATAATACAGAAGGTTGTAAGTGTAAAaacatgtgcacatgtgttatttttgtatgaGTTATGTGCACCTGGCCAGGAAATCATATATCAATGACCCTCCCAAAAAGCATGTCCTTTTGTTGTAGACATAACATGTTAAGTAGTCAACTTTAGAGGTAGGTagatttattttacctttggaAAGggtcaggctagctgtttttTCATGCTTTGAGTCTAAGCTAGGCTACCTGTACCCTGGCTGTAGCTTGATGTTTAGAGAACAGACATCACAGCTGTATCAagcttctcatccaactctgcaaaaaaagcaaagctgACTTTCCAAAAAGTCAATCTATCTCTTTAATACATGTCAGTACCTAATTGTATCTATGGTTTGAACCTGGTCTTGACTATCAGAATATTCttaaattcagttcaattcCCAGAGAGCACCAGCGgaggaaacacaaaaacacctgACATCATGCCAACAgaacaaaattagatttttctcGGAGAAGTGAATTAAAACCAAAAGTACAGATAAAAAGCAAGCAGTACAATGTGCAATGCTACAAACAGTAAATGTGTAGATTTAGGTGCGTAATGATGTATGTAACCTACCAGTATGGATGTTGGGGTCTCCAGAGGTTAGGAGGAAGCAGGTGGCCTCCTTATTAGTTTTGTCTCGCCCTCTGGAGCACCGCAGGGACCACTTTTCACTGGGGGACAGCGGCTGGGTCAAGCTGCAGCCTTCTTCCTCTGAAAGGGCCACATTTGCATCCCCATTCTGTTTGGAGtctgacaggaagacaaaaacacatggcGACGTAAATGTCAAAGCTTTTACTGAGACTCCCTGGAGGGCCTAGACAAAGGTATATTGCTTAAAATCAGAATTTTTCTATGATGAAATTCAATTTGTCTGAAATGTTCTAAGGAGTACTTTCATCCCAGTGTAATACTGTCTATGTGACTAAGTGTGGCTCATCTGTCAGACTAATTCTGAAAAGCCTCAGGAACTATAAGACTAGAAATACAGTGGCTGCTATGTTAATATTAGGGTGCTATGTTACTAttaggctaaaaaaaaatagtaacatGTATACAAACAggaatgacaaaataaaaaacataatttatgaCCCTTCACCCAAATTAAGTAATAGTAACAAGTTATTCAGTCATGCATATAGTTTGTGATTGAAATTGTATCTGTGCTGCTGAcacttaaatattaatttttaaaataattatttaaaaatgtaaacatttattaCCAGCAACAATCTCCCCCATTACGCTGTATAATCCACAGAAAACACTTATCTTTGGATAAATTATATTAAGAATTAAGAATTTATTAAAGAATATTTATATTGTAGAAAGCTGTTTACAGTTAGGTCTATAGATTATTGTGAGTAACACTGTGGTAATGGAGAcatattgtttaaattaaaggTAATTCTTCAATAATGTGAGCACCACAAATATAATCTTCTTTGTATTGGATTGGCATCAGAAAACTTGAGAATTAAAATTTGAGCATATAcaaccaaaactatctgcatggctatACCCCAATaggaaagtgagagaaatgtttcttctgTACTTTGGGTGAAGTGACCCTTTAACATTGCATTGCAACCTAACCTGAGTGGTTCCTGCTGACGTTCTCCTCAGCAGCCAGAGGACACGTGTCGCTCTgagtgctgtctctgtgtgagTTTGTTTCAGACTTTCCAAATGAGACTGAGTCAGTCGGAGCATCTGGGTTAGGGttgtgcttcttcttctttcttggCAGCTTCTGTTTGGCCATAGCCAGCGAGTAGTACATCCCAAAGTTATTGACGATGACGGGGACGGGCATGGCGATGGTTAACACCCCGGCCAGCGCGCATAGCGCCCCCACCATCATGCCCAGCCAAGTCTTTGGGTACATGTCTCCATAGCCCAGTGTTGTCATGGTGACCACGGCCCACCAGAAGCTGATCGGGATGTTCTTGAAATGTGTGTGGTTGGAGCCTGTGGGGTCGCTGGGACTGGCTCCGATGCGCTCAGCGTAGTATATCATGGTGGCAAAGATGAGTACACCCAGGGCCAAgaagatgatgaggaggagaaaTTCATTGACACTGGCCCGCAGTGTGTGGCCTAGCACGCGTAGGCCTACAAAGTGCCGTGTCAGCTTGAATATTCGGAGGATCCGAACAAACCGCACTACACGGAGGAAGCCCAGCACGTCGCTGGCAGCTTTGGATGAAAGACCCTTCAGGCCCATCTCCAGGTAGAATGGCAGAATGGCCACAAAGTCAATGATGTTGAGCGTGTTCTTGATGAAGACCACCTTGTT
This window encodes:
- the kcnc4 gene encoding potassium voltage-gated channel subfamily C member 4, with translation MISSVCVSSYRGRKSGNKPPSKTCLKEEMYRGEDSDKIIINVGGTRHETYKSTLRTLPGTRLAWLADPDLQVNSDAAPTSAELFFDRHPGIFAYVLNYYRTGKLHCPADVCGPLFEEELAFWGIDETDVEPCCWMNYRQHRDAEEALETFEPPDPETDDDREMPRRFGIEDCPDRSRGCCEICQPKVWALFDDPYSSRAARGVAFASLFFILVSITTFCLETHEAFNELKNRTEQIFVGNVTSNVQTQQMVTRPILTVVEGVCVVWFTFEFLVRIVCCPNKVVFIKNTLNIIDFVAILPFYLEMGLKGLSSKAASDVLGFLRVVRFVRILRIFKLTRHFVGLRVLGHTLRASVNEFLLLIIFLALGVLIFATMIYYAERIGASPSDPTGSNHTHFKNIPISFWWAVVTMTTLGYGDMYPKTWLGMMVGALCALAGVLTIAMPVPVIVNNFGMYYSLAMAKQKLPRKKKKHNPNPDAPTDSVSFGKSETNSHRDSTQSDTCPLAAEENVSRNHSDSKQNGDANVALSEEEGCSLTQPLSPSEKWSLRCSRGRDKTNKEATCFLLTSGDPNIHTESCKDILADTGSYAQPEVTTLT